One Chloroflexota bacterium DNA window includes the following coding sequences:
- the hutI gene encoding imidazolonepropionase, with protein sequence MPGDSFLLTGRGRLLRPEPYDGVLPWAILVRGGRIEWIGARTEAPDAGAITDLPDALVTPGLVNAHTHPAFVGDRSDEAAARLAGAPYDGGGILRTVAATRAASDEELRSAIEGRLRAELASGTTTVECKSGYGLSTSEEVRCLRLIGEAAESVSVHVVRTFLGAHAVPTEAGSMDAHAAAVAEEMLPAVAAAGAAEFCDVFCDRGFFSLEAAERILTGAAGLGLGIRIHADQLERTGAAELAVRLGATSADHLEQLDAAGVAALAGSRTVATLLPGPALVMRGGLPPARALLDAGVTVALASDANAGTFGAWGAMPLVIGLGATMLGMTVQEAVTAATAGGAAALGLAGRKGALEIGADADIVAWDAEHEGAFALSLGSLRPMRTWIAGVVA encoded by the coding sequence ATGCCTGGCGATTCGTTCCTGCTCACCGGGCGCGGCCGACTCCTCAGGCCTGAGCCGTACGACGGAGTCCTGCCGTGGGCGATCCTCGTGCGCGGTGGCCGGATCGAGTGGATCGGCGCTCGGACCGAGGCGCCCGATGCCGGCGCCATCACCGACCTGCCGGACGCCCTCGTGACGCCGGGCCTTGTCAATGCGCACACCCACCCCGCCTTCGTGGGTGACCGGTCCGACGAGGCTGCGGCCCGGCTGGCTGGCGCTCCGTATGACGGCGGCGGGATCCTGCGCACCGTCGCTGCGACGCGAGCCGCATCGGACGAGGAGCTGCGCTCCGCGATCGAGGGACGGCTGCGCGCCGAGCTGGCGTCGGGCACCACCACCGTCGAGTGCAAGTCCGGGTACGGGCTCTCCACTTCGGAGGAGGTTCGTTGCCTGCGCCTGATCGGCGAGGCTGCCGAGTCCGTATCGGTCCACGTCGTGCGCACCTTTCTCGGAGCCCACGCCGTTCCGACGGAGGCCGGCTCCATGGACGCCCACGCCGCGGCCGTTGCCGAGGAGATGCTTCCCGCGGTGGCGGCGGCGGGAGCCGCCGAATTCTGCGACGTCTTCTGCGATCGCGGCTTCTTCTCACTCGAGGCGGCAGAACGGATCCTCACCGGTGCGGCAGGTCTTGGCTTGGGGATCCGCATCCACGCCGACCAACTCGAGCGCACCGGCGCAGCGGAGCTCGCCGTCCGGCTCGGCGCGACCAGCGCCGATCACCTCGAGCAGCTCGATGCAGCCGGCGTGGCTGCGCTCGCCGGGTCGCGCACCGTGGCGACGCTGCTCCCCGGTCCCGCACTCGTCATGCGCGGCGGCCTCCCGCCGGCACGCGCGCTCCTCGATGCCGGGGTGACCGTCGCCCTGGCGAGTGACGCCAATGCCGGCACGTTCGGCGCATGGGGGGCGATGCCCCTCGTGATCGGACTCGGGGCCACGATGCTCGGCATGACCGTGCAGGAGGCTGTCACCGCTGCGACGGCGGGAGGCGCTGCGGCCCTGGGGCTCGCCGGGCGAAAGGGTGCGCTGGAGATCGGCGCCGACGCCGACATCGTCGCGTGGGACGCCGAGCATGAAGGGGCGTTCGCCCTGAGTCTCGGGTCACTGAGGCCGATGCGAACCTGGATCGCGGGGGTGGTGGCCTGA
- a CDS encoding adenylate/guanylate cyclase domain-containing protein: MTESPTGTVTFLFTDIEGSTRLAQDLGEEWPPLLERHRQIARAAWAEQHGVEIGTEGDSFFVVFTSAPQAVAAAVAVQRGLGAEAWPVGGQVRSRMGLHTGEGVLSGGSYVGLDVHRAARIANAGHGGQVLLSATTRALVEGSLPDGVSLREMGEHRLKDLSRPERIWDLVIEGAAGDFPPLLTLNAVPNNLPMQLTSFLGRQREIAEGRQLLIDGRLLTLTGPGGTGKTRLSLQIAADATDRFADGVYFVPLGTISQSDLVLPTIAQALGLVDPGTQPLDRLAEHIGDKCMLLVLDNFEQVSDAAPQIAELLVRATRISVLVTSRSPLRVYGEREYPVPPLGVPDPQHLPDLEQFSTYESVALFVERAMAVRPGFAVTGANAPAVAEICVRLDGLPLAIELAAARVRVLSPQAIMERLGDRLKLLSGGSRDLPERQQTLRGAIAWSHDLLEEADQRLFARFAVFAGGATLDAIEQVVFDADDGADPLDAIASLVDKSLVRQESEPDGEPRFRMLGTIREFAMEKLAERAEADGLADRHAAWILALVEAAGASVFGPDKKAILDRYEREHDNIRAALSRAIARDQAEMAMRIFAACWRFWQMRGYLAEAREHAERVLALPGSTDQPDARGAALEAAGGIAYWQGDLAPARAWYEGALEIARASNDEARIANAIYNLASSAGMEHDDQVRAHTLAQEAVEIYRRVGDDAGIGRSLWGLANSFYFFGDFAGGIELAREALEVFRRIEDRFMTGWTLYMMALYNLTLDQAAMRRLLEEALPLFTESEDKSGYALVFDAFAALYWIEGDVKRAVRLAGYAAATEASAGTGLAKMNREFAGFYPETLTDAPSLAAAFMEGQRLTVEQATELALGRG; encoded by the coding sequence GTGACCGAGAGTCCGACCGGAACCGTCACGTTCCTGTTCACCGACATCGAGGGTTCGACCCGCCTCGCCCAGGACCTGGGCGAGGAGTGGCCGCCCCTCCTGGAGCGGCATCGCCAGATCGCGCGAGCGGCGTGGGCGGAGCAGCACGGCGTCGAGATCGGGACGGAGGGTGACTCCTTCTTCGTGGTCTTCACCAGCGCACCGCAGGCGGTTGCGGCGGCGGTGGCGGTACAGCGCGGCCTGGGCGCAGAGGCGTGGCCGGTCGGCGGCCAGGTCCGCAGCCGGATGGGGCTGCACACCGGCGAGGGCGTGCTGAGCGGCGGCTCCTACGTGGGGCTCGACGTGCATCGCGCGGCGCGGATTGCCAACGCGGGGCACGGCGGCCAGGTGCTCCTCTCGGCCACCACTCGAGCACTGGTGGAGGGGAGCTTGCCCGATGGCGTCTCGCTGCGCGAGATGGGGGAGCATCGGCTCAAGGACCTGTCACGACCCGAGCGCATCTGGGACCTGGTCATCGAGGGAGCAGCCGGCGACTTCCCGCCGCTGCTCACCCTGAACGCGGTTCCAAATAACCTGCCGATGCAGCTGACCTCGTTCCTTGGGCGCCAGCGCGAGATCGCCGAGGGCCGGCAGCTGCTGATCGATGGTCGCCTGCTCACGCTGACCGGCCCGGGTGGGACGGGAAAGACCCGCCTCTCGCTGCAGATCGCGGCCGACGCCACCGATCGATTCGCGGACGGCGTCTATTTCGTGCCGCTGGGCACCATCAGCCAGTCCGACCTGGTGCTCCCCACCATCGCGCAGGCGCTGGGGCTGGTCGACCCGGGGACCCAGCCGCTCGACCGCCTGGCGGAGCACATCGGCGACAAGTGCATGCTGCTGGTGCTCGACAACTTCGAGCAGGTCAGCGACGCCGCCCCGCAGATCGCCGAGCTGCTGGTGCGGGCCACCAGGATCTCGGTGCTGGTCACCAGCCGCAGCCCGTTGCGGGTCTATGGTGAGCGCGAGTACCCGGTTCCGCCCCTCGGCGTCCCGGATCCGCAGCACCTTCCCGACCTGGAGCAGTTCTCGACGTACGAGTCGGTGGCGCTCTTCGTCGAGCGCGCCATGGCGGTGCGGCCCGGTTTCGCGGTAACCGGCGCCAACGCGCCGGCTGTGGCGGAGATCTGCGTGCGCCTTGACGGATTGCCGCTGGCGATCGAGCTGGCCGCCGCCCGGGTCCGCGTCCTCAGCCCGCAGGCGATCATGGAACGGCTGGGGGACCGGCTGAAGCTCCTCTCCGGCGGCTCCCGCGATCTTCCGGAACGCCAGCAGACGCTGCGCGGCGCGATCGCCTGGAGCCACGACCTGCTCGAGGAGGCAGACCAGCGCCTGTTCGCCCGCTTCGCGGTCTTCGCGGGGGGAGCCACGCTGGATGCCATCGAGCAGGTCGTATTCGACGCCGATGACGGGGCGGACCCCCTCGACGCGATCGCATCGCTGGTCGACAAGAGCCTGGTGCGCCAGGAGAGCGAGCCGGACGGTGAGCCGCGCTTCCGGATGCTGGGCACGATCCGCGAGTTCGCGATGGAGAAGCTCGCCGAGCGCGCCGAGGCCGACGGTCTCGCGGACCGGCACGCCGCCTGGATCCTGGCCCTGGTCGAGGCGGCGGGGGCATCGGTCTTCGGACCGGACAAGAAGGCGATCCTGGACCGATACGAGCGCGAGCACGACAACATCCGCGCCGCGCTTTCTCGCGCGATCGCCCGCGATCAGGCCGAGATGGCGATGCGCATCTTCGCGGCCTGCTGGCGGTTCTGGCAGATGCGCGGCTACCTCGCCGAAGCGCGGGAGCATGCCGAGCGTGTGCTCGCGCTCCCCGGCAGTACCGATCAACCCGACGCGCGAGGCGCAGCACTCGAGGCTGCGGGTGGGATCGCCTACTGGCAGGGCGACCTGGCGCCCGCCCGGGCCTGGTACGAGGGGGCACTCGAGATCGCACGGGCCTCGAATGACGAGGCTCGCATCGCCAACGCCATCTACAACCTGGCCAGCTCCGCGGGCATGGAGCACGATGACCAGGTGCGCGCGCACACCCTGGCACAGGAGGCGGTTGAGATCTATCGTCGGGTGGGGGACGACGCGGGGATCGGTCGCTCCCTCTGGGGTTTGGCCAACTCGTTTTACTTCTTCGGCGATTTCGCAGGCGGCATCGAGTTGGCTCGGGAGGCGCTGGAGGTCTTCCGGCGCATCGAAGATCGGTTCATGACCGGCTGGACGCTCTACATGATGGCCCTCTACAACCTGACCCTTGACCAGGCGGCCATGCGGCGGTTGCTCGAGGAGGCCCTCCCGCTCTTTACCGAGAGCGAGGACAAGTCCGGATACGCGCTCGTCTTCGACGCCTTCGCGGCGTTGTACTGGATCGAGGGCGACGTGAAGCGCGCCGTCAGGCTGGCGGGGTACGCGGCGGCCACGGAGGCGAGCGCCGGCACTGGCCTGGCCAAGATGAACCGCGAGTTCGCGGGCTTCTACCCGGAGACATTGACCGACGCTCCCTCGCTGGCTGCAGCCTTCATGGAAGGCCAACGGCTCACGGTCGAGCAGGCCACCGAACTCGCCCTGGGCCGCGGATAG
- a CDS encoding Re/Si-specific NAD(P)(+) transhydrogenase subunit alpha → MKIAVPRETAPGETRVALTPQAIAALLEDGVAVVVQSGAGDASFISDEAFREAGATIVPDAAALYGDADVVVRVGRPSDEETGMLRSGAILIGTLGTLANPELARRLAETGVTAISMDSIPRISRAQSMDTLSSQATVGGYKAVLIAAERLPKFMPLLTTAAGTVRPARGIVMGAGVAGLMAIGTARRLGAVVEATDVRPVVKEQVESLGGIFIEVEMIEEEKANAQTAGGYAREMSDDYKARQAALIAERVKEADFVITTALIPGRPAPRLVTDAMVASMKPGSVIVDMAAEAGGNVEGTEAGKEVVKHGVTIIGLTNLPATMPGSATAMYAKNMQTLLKHLIKDGAIALDFTDEITRGATITHGGKVVNEATAKALGIEVADPAPAASAPAGDSV, encoded by the coding sequence ATGAAGATCGCTGTCCCCCGCGAGACCGCGCCCGGCGAGACGCGCGTCGCGCTGACGCCGCAGGCCATCGCCGCCCTGCTCGAGGACGGCGTAGCGGTGGTCGTGCAGTCGGGCGCGGGCGACGCATCGTTCATCAGCGATGAGGCCTTCCGCGAGGCTGGAGCCACCATCGTCCCGGATGCGGCCGCCCTCTACGGCGACGCCGACGTGGTGGTGCGTGTTGGTCGGCCCTCGGACGAAGAGACCGGCATGCTGCGGTCCGGCGCGATCCTGATCGGGACGCTGGGGACCCTCGCCAATCCCGAGCTGGCACGCCGCCTGGCCGAGACCGGCGTGACGGCCATCAGCATGGATTCCATCCCTCGGATCTCCCGCGCCCAGAGCATGGACACTCTCTCCAGCCAGGCGACCGTGGGCGGCTACAAGGCGGTCCTGATTGCCGCCGAGCGGCTGCCGAAATTCATGCCGCTGCTCACCACCGCAGCGGGTACCGTCCGACCGGCGCGCGGGATCGTGATGGGCGCCGGCGTGGCGGGGCTGATGGCGATCGGCACCGCGCGGCGGCTTGGCGCGGTGGTCGAGGCGACCGACGTGCGGCCGGTCGTCAAGGAGCAGGTCGAGAGCCTGGGAGGGATCTTCATCGAGGTCGAGATGATCGAGGAGGAGAAGGCGAACGCCCAGACCGCCGGTGGCTACGCCCGCGAGATGAGCGACGACTACAAGGCCCGCCAGGCCGCGCTGATCGCCGAGCGGGTGAAGGAGGCGGACTTCGTGATCACCACCGCCCTCATCCCCGGGCGCCCCGCCCCGCGCCTGGTCACCGATGCGATGGTCGCCTCCATGAAGCCCGGCAGCGTCATCGTCGACATGGCCGCCGAGGCGGGCGGCAACGTCGAGGGAACCGAGGCCGGCAAGGAAGTGGTGAAGCACGGCGTGACCATCATCGGCCTCACCAACCTGCCGGCCACCATGCCCGGCAGCGCCACCGCCATGTACGCCAAGAACATGCAGACCCTCCTCAAGCACCTGATCAAGGACGGCGCCATCGCCCTCGACTTCACCGATGAGATCACCCGCGGCGCGACCATCACCCACGGCGGCAAGGTGGTCAATGAGGCGACCGCCAAGGCGCTGGGGATCGAGGTGGCCGATCCGGCGCCGGCTGCATCGGCTCCGGCCGGAGACTCGGTGTGA
- a CDS encoding DsrE family protein: MSRLLVHITSGPEHPTRASLGFLVARTALSNGHEVDLFLAGDAVALLRNSTMDLAQGIGTGSLREHYEALAAGGATFYASGMSSKAREVTVEALGGKSVEFATPDQLVELVFAADRVLSY, translated from the coding sequence ATGAGCCGACTCCTGGTCCACATCACGTCCGGCCCCGAGCACCCGACCCGCGCATCCCTCGGTTTCCTGGTGGCGCGAACTGCCCTGTCGAACGGGCATGAGGTGGACCTGTTCCTTGCCGGCGACGCGGTGGCTCTCCTTCGCAACTCGACAATGGACCTCGCGCAGGGGATTGGGACGGGCAGCCTGCGCGAGCATTACGAGGCGCTCGCGGCGGGCGGCGCCACGTTCTATGCCTCGGGCATGTCGAGCAAGGCACGCGAAGTCACGGTCGAGGCACTCGGCGGCAAGAGCGTCGAGTTCGCCACGCCAGATCAGCTGGTCGAGCTCGTCTTTGCGGCGGATCGCGTTCTCAGCTATTGA
- a CDS encoding ABC transporter ATP-binding protein, with protein MDAEPMGTPQAVIATDALTKHYGNVEALVDLTLDIRPGEIFGFLGPNGAGKSTLIRTLLGFLHPTRGSATVLGLDIMADSVEIRRRTGYLPGGIALYDSLSGADALEYLADLQGQGSAMQAELCERLQMPASVLRRRVRDYSRGMRQKIGVIQALQHDPELAILDEPTEGLDPLMQHAFYALMDDQRRKGRSIFFSSHVLSEVERICDRVAIIRSGHLMALQNVDDLLARRKKKVELRWRGVAPDLAGIPGLADIEVVGDRMRATLQGDVSGFVRAIASPSLEDLTIEPARLEEAFLEYYAGDDASEERRG; from the coding sequence ATGGACGCCGAGCCGATGGGCACGCCGCAGGCGGTCATCGCCACCGATGCGCTGACCAAGCATTACGGCAACGTGGAGGCGCTCGTCGACCTGACCCTCGACATCCGCCCCGGCGAGATCTTCGGCTTCCTGGGGCCGAACGGCGCGGGCAAGTCGACCCTGATCCGGACCTTGCTCGGCTTCCTGCATCCGACCCGGGGGTCCGCGACCGTGCTGGGACTCGACATCATGGCCGACTCGGTCGAGATCCGGCGGCGGACCGGCTACCTCCCCGGCGGCATCGCCCTCTACGACTCGCTGAGCGGAGCCGATGCGCTCGAGTACCTGGCCGACCTCCAGGGCCAGGGCTCGGCGATGCAAGCTGAGCTGTGCGAACGGCTGCAGATGCCGGCATCGGTCCTGCGCAGGCGGGTGCGGGACTACTCGCGCGGGATGCGGCAGAAGATCGGCGTGATCCAGGCCCTGCAGCACGACCCGGAGCTGGCGATCCTGGACGAGCCGACCGAGGGGCTCGACCCGCTCATGCAGCACGCCTTCTACGCGCTGATGGACGACCAGCGACGGAAGGGCCGCAGCATCTTCTTCTCGAGCCACGTCCTGTCGGAGGTGGAGCGCATCTGCGACCGCGTCGCGATCATCCGCTCGGGTCACCTGATGGCGCTTCAGAACGTCGACGACCTGCTGGCACGGCGCAAGAAGAAGGTGGAGCTGCGCTGGCGGGGCGTCGCGCCAGACCTGGCCGGCATTCCCGGCCTGGCTGACATCGAGGTGGTGGGCGATCGCATGCGGGCCACCCTGCAGGGCGACGTCTCGGGCTTCGTGCGCGCCATCGCCTCCCCTTCGCTGGAGGACCTGACCATCGAGCCGGCGCGGCTGGAGGAGGCGTTCCTGGAGTACTACGCTGGCGACGACGCCAGCGAGGAGCGACGCGGTTGA
- a CDS encoding NAD(P) transhydrogenase subunit alpha yields the protein MNEAVQTLATEALLQALFVFVLAAFVGYEVVSKVPTMLHTPLMSGANAVHGVIVVGAMLVAASAEGPLRIVLALLGVILGTINVVGGFVVTDRMLEMFKRRPDAKP from the coding sequence GTGAACGAGGCCGTCCAGACCCTCGCCACCGAAGCGCTGCTCCAGGCCCTCTTCGTCTTCGTGCTGGCCGCCTTCGTTGGCTACGAGGTGGTGAGCAAGGTGCCGACCATGCTGCACACCCCGCTCATGTCGGGGGCCAACGCGGTCCATGGCGTGATCGTGGTCGGGGCGATGCTGGTCGCCGCCTCGGCGGAGGGTCCACTGCGGATCGTGCTGGCCCTGCTCGGCGTGATCCTGGGCACGATCAACGTGGTCGGCGGCTTTGTCGTCACCGACCGGATGCTCGAGATGTTCAAGCGCCGCCCGGACGCCAAGCCATGA
- a CDS encoding ABC transporter permease subunit codes for MNLRLFFQTLRWNRVRLAAVVVASVGWGMLIPIIYVQFAEAFKDLANSGVFPEELMNFGSGSLFTLPGALTLGLQHPLAIAFVGIFAVGSTVSAIAGEREGGTLEVLLSRPISRRTLYVTLAVASATLVGIVMLALLGGQLIGVAIQGVTDELDLGLMPLVFLNGVMLWAAFAAFGLAASVTFDRHAPALGLTMAYLLVNYFLEILGSLWRDVAWSQQYSLFHHFNPGNILTGNTDWLDFVILAVAIVIPVAYALIIFPRRDLAAPA; via the coding sequence TTGAACCTCCGCCTCTTCTTCCAGACATTGCGCTGGAACCGGGTTCGGCTGGCGGCGGTGGTGGTCGCGTCCGTCGGCTGGGGGATGCTGATCCCCATCATCTACGTCCAGTTCGCCGAAGCCTTCAAGGACCTCGCGAATTCAGGTGTGTTCCCCGAGGAGCTCATGAATTTCGGCTCCGGCAGCCTCTTCACGCTGCCGGGAGCACTGACCCTGGGGCTGCAGCATCCTCTGGCCATCGCCTTCGTCGGCATCTTCGCCGTCGGCTCGACCGTGAGTGCCATCGCCGGCGAGCGCGAGGGCGGCACGCTGGAGGTGCTCCTGTCGCGACCGATCTCACGCCGAACGCTGTACGTGACGCTGGCGGTGGCTTCGGCCACCCTCGTGGGGATCGTGATGCTGGCGCTGTTGGGCGGCCAGCTCATCGGCGTCGCGATCCAGGGAGTGACCGACGAGCTCGATCTGGGTCTGATGCCGCTGGTCTTCCTCAACGGCGTCATGCTCTGGGCGGCCTTCGCCGCGTTCGGCCTGGCGGCCTCGGTCACCTTCGACCGGCACGCGCCGGCGCTGGGGCTGACGATGGCCTACCTCCTGGTCAACTACTTCCTGGAGATCCTGGGCTCGCTCTGGCGCGACGTGGCCTGGTCGCAGCAATACTCGCTCTTCCACCACTTCAATCCCGGCAACATCCTGACCGGCAACACCGACTGGCTGGACTTCGTGATCCTGGCCGTCGCGATCGTCATCCCGGTCGCCTATGCGCTGATCATCTTCCCTCGCCGAGACCTCGCCGCCCCCGCCTGA
- a CDS encoding DMT family transporter produces MIVSVFGALADRPVMTAGLGAMAIAFSGILVRLADVEPATAAIFRCAYALPALGLIAYLERRAYGPRPAAQVRLAMLAGVFLALDLVIWHHTIGLVGAGLATVLGNTQVVIVAVLAWWILGERPPRRTLLALPVVLIGVVLISGVVGTGAYGTNPGLGVILGLVVGLAYAAFLLVLRRGNADLQRPAGPLFEATLIAAFASLAIGLPLREVNLVPSWPAHGWLLLLALTSQVVGWLIISVSLPRLPAALTSVILTLQPVGSVMLAMLLLGEAPSLIQLLGAGTILIGLVLATLRFRGEPRRQPIAEPEIG; encoded by the coding sequence ATGATCGTCTCCGTCTTCGGCGCCCTTGCCGATCGACCCGTGATGACGGCGGGGCTCGGAGCGATGGCGATCGCGTTCTCCGGCATCCTGGTACGGCTCGCGGACGTCGAGCCCGCGACAGCGGCAATCTTCCGCTGTGCGTATGCCCTGCCCGCGCTGGGCCTGATCGCGTACCTCGAGCGACGAGCCTACGGCCCGCGGCCCGCCGCACAGGTGCGCCTGGCGATGCTGGCCGGCGTCTTCCTGGCGCTGGACCTCGTCATCTGGCACCACACCATCGGCCTGGTGGGCGCCGGCCTGGCGACGGTGCTCGGCAACACCCAGGTGGTGATCGTGGCGGTGCTGGCCTGGTGGATCCTGGGCGAGCGTCCGCCGAGGCGCACGCTGCTGGCATTGCCGGTGGTGCTGATCGGCGTGGTCCTCATCTCCGGCGTGGTCGGCACGGGGGCCTACGGCACGAATCCTGGGCTCGGCGTCATCCTGGGCCTGGTGGTCGGACTGGCGTATGCCGCCTTCCTGCTCGTGCTGCGACGCGGCAATGCCGATCTGCAGCGCCCCGCCGGGCCGCTCTTCGAGGCGACCCTGATCGCTGCCTTCGCCTCGCTGGCAATCGGGCTGCCGCTGCGGGAGGTGAACCTGGTCCCGAGCTGGCCGGCGCACGGGTGGCTGCTGCTCCTGGCGCTCACGTCGCAGGTCGTGGGCTGGCTGATCATCAGCGTCTCGCTGCCACGGCTCCCGGCGGCGCTGACCAGCGTCATCCTGACCCTCCAGCCGGTCGGCTCGGTGATGCTTGCGATGCTCCTGCTGGGCGAGGCGCCGTCGCTGATCCAGCTGCTCGGCGCCGGCACGATCCTGATCGGCCTCGTGCTTGCCACCCTTCGCTTCCGGGGTGAGCCCCGGCGCCAGCCGATCGCCGAGCCGGAGATCGGCTAG
- a CDS encoding DUF4395 family protein, whose translation MSLFSRPITIPATLAPAKRPVPGRWIDPRAQRLGAATSGITLLLAAALNAWPIVAVTGSLLALSAALGTRWFLFARPWPFVRAWLRLGPSELEHELPPRFAQALGATFLALGSALLAAGLAPWGWLPVLAVIGLQALLAVTGFCLGCRLFFLRWWVPDLFARLVGRGIRREALIYLDDA comes from the coding sequence ATGTCCCTGTTCAGTCGCCCAATCACCATTCCCGCCACGCTGGCGCCGGCGAAACGGCCGGTGCCCGGTCGCTGGATCGACCCGCGCGCCCAGCGCCTGGGCGCGGCAACGTCCGGAATCACGCTGCTGCTCGCGGCGGCCCTCAACGCGTGGCCGATCGTCGCCGTGACCGGCTCATTGCTCGCTCTCTCCGCAGCCCTTGGGACCCGGTGGTTCCTGTTCGCTCGGCCGTGGCCATTCGTGCGCGCCTGGCTCCGTCTCGGGCCGTCGGAGCTGGAGCACGAGCTCCCGCCCCGCTTCGCGCAGGCCCTGGGAGCGACCTTCCTGGCGCTCGGGAGCGCGCTGCTGGCGGCCGGCCTGGCGCCGTGGGGCTGGCTGCCGGTGCTGGCCGTGATCGGGCTGCAGGCGCTCCTGGCGGTCACTGGCTTCTGCCTCGGTTGCCGCCTCTTCTTCCTGCGCTGGTGGGTTCCGGACCTGTTCGCGCGGCTGGTGGGTCGTGGAATCCGGCGCGAGGCGCTGATCTACTTGGACGACGCCTAG
- a CDS encoding NAD(P)(+) transhydrogenase (Re/Si-specific) subunit beta, translating into MTTLEVVTFFVYLVGSVSFILGLKFLSSPVSARRGNRLAATGMAIVVGWVFITEFLLRDGGLSTVWILAVGIPVGALVGGVGARRVPMTAMPQMVAIFNGAGGGAAALVAAAEFLRDAGDSGPLLPVTFMVATLLGAVIGAVSLTGSVIAFGKLQGIVSGLPVTYPGDKIVTGALLAGILVLGVVLTLVTNSVPLFLLFVALALVLGVAAVMPIGGADMPVVVSLLNAYTGIAVAATGFVLNNYALLVAGTLVGASGTILTQLMCRAMNRSIFNVLFGAFGTAGAVTAGAGGDQDVREISADDAAVLMAYGKKVIIVPGYGMAVAQAQQAVRELMDLLIEKGVDVEFAIHPVAGRMPGHMNVLLAEANVPYDRLKEMDEINDDFPNASVALVIGANDVTNPAARTDTSSPIYGMPILNVDQAEHVIVLKRSMAAGFAGIDNPLYADPKTTMLFGDAKKSVEALVSGVKAA; encoded by the coding sequence ATGACCACACTCGAGGTCGTCACCTTCTTCGTCTACCTGGTCGGCTCGGTCAGCTTCATCCTGGGCCTCAAGTTCCTCTCCTCGCCTGTCTCGGCGCGACGGGGCAACCGCCTGGCGGCGACCGGCATGGCGATCGTGGTCGGCTGGGTCTTCATCACCGAATTCCTGCTCCGCGACGGCGGGCTGTCGACCGTCTGGATCCTGGCCGTGGGCATCCCGGTCGGCGCGCTGGTCGGTGGGGTGGGGGCTCGCCGGGTGCCGATGACCGCCATGCCCCAGATGGTCGCCATCTTCAACGGCGCGGGCGGCGGCGCGGCGGCGCTGGTGGCCGCGGCCGAATTCCTGCGCGATGCGGGCGACTCCGGGCCCCTGCTGCCGGTGACCTTCATGGTGGCCACCCTGCTCGGCGCCGTCATCGGCGCCGTTTCCCTTACCGGTTCGGTCATCGCCTTCGGCAAGCTGCAGGGGATCGTCTCCGGGCTCCCGGTCACCTACCCCGGCGACAAGATCGTCACCGGCGCGCTGCTGGCCGGGATCCTGGTGCTTGGCGTCGTCTTGACCCTGGTCACCAACAGCGTGCCTCTCTTCCTGCTCTTCGTGGCGCTGGCGCTGGTGCTGGGCGTCGCCGCCGTGATGCCGATCGGCGGAGCCGACATGCCGGTCGTGGTCAGCCTGCTCAACGCCTACACCGGGATCGCCGTGGCGGCCACCGGTTTCGTGCTGAACAACTACGCGCTGCTCGTGGCCGGCACGCTGGTCGGCGCGTCCGGCACGATCCTGACCCAGCTGATGTGCCGGGCCATGAATCGGTCCATCTTCAACGTTCTGTTCGGCGCCTTCGGGACCGCCGGGGCGGTCACGGCGGGCGCCGGCGGTGACCAGGACGTGCGCGAGATCAGCGCCGATGACGCCGCGGTGCTGATGGCCTACGGCAAGAAGGTGATCATCGTGCCCGGCTACGGGATGGCCGTGGCGCAGGCGCAGCAGGCCGTGCGCGAGCTGATGGACCTGCTGATTGAGAAGGGCGTGGACGTCGAGTTCGCGATCCACCCGGTCGCCGGCCGCATGCCGGGGCACATGAACGTGCTGCTGGCCGAGGCGAACGTGCCCTACGACCGCCTCAAGGAGATGGACGAGATCAACGACGACTTCCCGAACGCGTCAGTGGCGCTCGTCATCGGCGCCAATGACGTCACCAACCCCGCTGCCAGGACCGATACCTCCTCGCCGATCTACGGCATGCCGATCCTCAATGTTGACCAGGCCGAGCACGTGATCGTGCTGAAGCGCTCGATGGCCGCCGGCTTCGCGGGAATCGACAACCCGCTCTACGCCGACCCCAAGACGACCATGCTGTTTGGTGATGCCAAGAAGAGCGTTGAGGCGCTGGTCAGCGGAGTCAAGGCAGCCTAG